DNA from Salvelinus sp. IW2-2015 linkage group LG2, ASM291031v2, whole genome shotgun sequence:
ttatttttcaacaggacaatgacccaacacacctccaggctgtgtaagggctatttgaccaagaaggagagtgaaggagtgctgcatcagatgacctggcctccacaatcacccaacctcaacccaatttagatgatttggaatgagttggaccgcagagtaaaggaaaagcagccaacaagtgctcagcatatgtggaactccttcaagactgttggaaaagcattccaggtgaagctggttgagagaagctgtcatcaaggcaaagggtggctggtttgaagaatctaaaatctaaaatttttgtttaacacttttttggttactacatgattccatacgtgttatttcatagttttgatgtcttcactattattcaaaaaatgtagaaaatagtaaaaataaagaaaaaccctggaatgtgtaggtgtgtccaaacttttgactggtactgtatattcctcATATGTAGACAGGGCATACATATCACCAGTCACGTTTCTCTCCCCACGAACCCAACCCATTTACCAGATGGGGAAGTCACCTAGTTTTCCTGTCCCATTTCAGTTGGACTATTGACGGTTCGTAAACAATTGAGAATGTGACAGTAGGGTTGtcgagtaaatcaaatcaaattttaggaCTATAACGGATGTTGCTCTCAAGTTGTAAGTGTTCAACAAGGACTCAACTGGAGGAGCGTGGAAGGACGACTCCAAAACACAGTCTGAGACCCATCCCAGAGGCCCACACAAACAGCCATTGGAGCTTTAGTAAAagacaaaccaaaacaacaataCCATTCTGACTTGGCTCATGGTATCTGACTACGGGCACTTCCTGAGCAAGAGCTTGCTAAACCAGTACGACATACTTCCTGTAGCTTCGGAAGGCTCGTtactgattggccagtgagatgAATTTCATGGTCAGGTCACTTGGTGCTGGTGAGGTGGAGCAGCAGGGCGTTCAGCACTTCCATGGTCTCATCCTTCACCAGCACGATGTCATAAGCATTCAGGTAGGacgtcttcctctcctccacctgagAAAGATCACGCAGAGGGGGAACGGTTAGCGAGCGGTCAATGTCCAACGACATTTAAACAGTGCTTGAACAAGCTGACTGTGCATTAAAACAAGCACTCAATTGCCTTAAAACAATCAAACTTCGGAGTCAAAATAAAAACGTTACTTCTTGCATGGTTGAGGGTTTATtcgggtgggagagagagagagctttggtGTACGTGCAGCCAGTACTACCGTACCTTGTCGTTGAGGAAGCCGATCTTGAGGATGTTCTCCATGCTGTGCACCCCATCAGCCATGGTCAGGTCCCCTAGAGAGTCTCCCACCAGCAGGACATTGTGGCGTGACTTGAGCTCCTGGAAGTGGCCCGTGTTCAGCAGAGCTCCCTCCCTCTTGTTATAGATGTGAATCAGCTCCCCTTTGAACGCCTTCAGCACTCCCTGAGAACGAGGGACACCAATGGGTTAAATCCTCATTCAAACCACTAACCTTTCACCCGGTCTTTGCGTGGTCACCAGCGTAGGAAAAGCGCATTTAATGCAACGAAACAAAGTGTTTTCACGACAACCCCCTCTCCCTAGTCAATCCCATAGAGGCTACCTGTATTGTATGTACTGTGGTTTGTGTGTCAGCGATAGCCTACTCACAGTCTCATCAAAGTCCATGTAGTTGGAGAAGACCTTGACGTTGGGGTGAAAGACACCGGCCTGGCGGATCACCTCCTCCAGCACGTCTCCTACCCCAGCAGAGAAGATGAGCAGAGGGATGTTGTGCTCCTGCAGGTGGTCAAAGAACAGCTGGTAGCCCTCCCTGGGAAGACAGCAGCATAGAGagagctgtaatcactaccattACAGTCATTCTCCTGGTCGTCATTAACATTATTGACTTGATAAGGCTTCATCATTTGGTACCATACTATGCTATCGAAGACTTTACGCTACTAAACAGCCATAATTGTGGTTTGGCAACAGTAGCAGGGTCTTCTCACCTGAGCATAGCATCGGACTCCTTCACCACATCCTGCAGCAGGTCTTTCCTGATGCGCTGCTGCACCAGAAGAGTATGGGCTTTAGTCCACCTATGGGATGCAAAATGGTGAAGcacttcattgtgaggctaaatatgagcctgacatgcagataaatgaaagtaGGATAAATGAAAAGAGGATTTTGCTGGTCTCGGACTGATAGGGTTAACGAGTCCCCTTGTGCCNNNNNNNNNNNNNNNNNNNNNNNNNNNNNNNNNNNNNNNNNNNNNNNNNNNNNNNNNNNNNNNNNNNNNNNNNNNNNNNNNNNNNNNNNNNNNNNNNNNNNNNNNNNNNNNNNNNNNNNNNNNNNNNNNNNNNNNNNNNNNNNNNNNNNNNNNNNNNNNNNNNNNNNNNNNNNNNNNNNNNNNNNNNNNNNNNNNNNNNNNNNNNNNNNNNNNNNNNNNNNNNNNNNNNNNNNNNNNNNNNNNNNNNNNNNNNNNNNNNNNNNNNNNNNNNNNNNNNNNNNNNNNNNNNNNNNNNNNNNNNNNNNNNNNNNNNNNNNNNNNNNNNNNNNNNNNNNNNNNNNNNNNNNNNNNNNNNNNNNNNNNNNNNNNNNNNNNNNNNNNNNNNNNNNNNNNNNNNNNNNNNNNNNNNNNNNNNNNNNNNNNNNNNNNNNNNNNNNNNNNNNNNNNNNNNNNNNNNNNNNNNNNNNNNNNNNNNNN
Protein-coding regions in this window:
- the LOC111972216 gene encoding cytosolic 5'-nucleotidase 3 — encoded protein: MSKWNQSISLTCHKKWTKAHTLLVQQRIRKDLLQDVVKESDAMLREGYQLFFDHLQEHNIPLLIFSAGVGDVLEEVIRQAGVFHPNVKVFSNYMDFDETGVLKAFKGELIHIYNKREGALLNTGHFQELKSRHNVLLVGDSLGDLTMADGVHSMENILKIGFLNDKVEERKTSYLNAYDIVLVKDETMEVLNALLLHLTSTK